CGGCCTCGGGCGAACCCTCTTGGATCAAGGGCGGTCTGGGCAAGCTGCGGGCCGGCGGTGATCATGGCGCGTTCGACGCCACCGCCACCGTGGCCTGGCGGGGAAACCTGACCTCCCGCGTCGGCGCCCTGGTCTCGGTCGACGCGCAATCGGACGTCGCGCCCGTCGCCGGCGTCAGCGAGGCCTACCTGACCTTGCGCCCCGATCCGGGCGCCGCCGTGCGGATCTCCGGCCGGGCCGGGGTGTTCTTCCCGCCGGTCTCGCTGGAGCACGACGGATCGGAGTGGTCGCTCAGCCGCACCTTGACCCCGTCGGCCATCAACAGCTGGGTGGCCGAGGAGGTGAAGGTCGCGGGCGTGGAGCTGACGGCGCGCGGCGCCGTGGCCGGACATCCCCTGGCCCTGACGGCCGCGGCTTTCGAAGGCAATGACACCTCCGGCGCCCTGCTGACCTTCCGGGGCTGGGCGCTCCACGACCTCAGGGCCGACCTCAACGGGTCCTTCCCGCTGCCTGACGTGCCCAAGATGTTCGTCGGCAAGCAGGCCCAGAGGACCCGCCCCGTCGACGAGGTGGACGGCCGCGTCGGCGCCTATGTGAAACTCGACTACACCGCCAACGACGCCCTGACGGTGAGCCTGTTGGGCTATGACAACAACGGCGACCGCACCACCGTGACACGCGGCCAGTATGCCTGGCGCACACGCTTCGTCCAGGTCGCCGCCCGCTGGACGCCCGCGCCGGGAACCGAGATCCTCGCCCAGGCGATGACCGGCGAGACCGCGATGGGCGTCCCGTTCAATGGGCAGGCGCCGGCCGATATCGGCTTCGCCGCCGTCTATGTCCTGGTGTCTCACGACCTGCCCGGCGGTGTGGCCACGGCGCGGCTGGACCAGTTCTCCGTCTCCGACCACAGCTTCAAGGCTCTCGACAACAATGCCGAGCACGGCTGGGCGGCGACCGCCGCCTGGTCGACCCCCGTCCGGCGCCACATCGATCTGGTGCTCGAAGGGGTGGTGGCCCAGAGCACCCGCCCCGACCGGCGGCGCTTCGGGGAGGCCGCGTCACAGACCAGCCTGCAAGGGCGAGCCGCGCTGCGGGTGGCCTTCTAGGGATGGACGTCCCGCAGGTCGCACATGAGCCGCCCGCAATGCCGTCAGGCGGCTGCGCGGTCTGAGGCCGGGCGCGAAAATATTTCTGCGGCGCTGTCGATCGGGCGCCCCGCCGCGCATCACCCTGTTAGGAACGCGTACGGTGCGCGAGCCGCCCAAGGAGAACCCCATGCAATACATGCTCATCTTCAAAGAGACGACCGCCGAAACCGGCCGCCGCGACGACCCCGCGGCCGCGCCCGCCTACTGGGGCGCGTGGAACGCTTACGTCGGCGCCATGTATGAGAGTGGCATCGTCGTCAGCGGCAACGGGCTGCAGTCGCCGAGCACCGCCACCCGCGTGCGCGTGGAAGGCGGAAAGCGCCAGGTGCAGGACGGCCCCTTCGCCGACACCCACGAGCACCTTGGCGGCTACTTCATCGTCGAGACGGCCAGCCTGGATGACGCGCTGGAATGGGCCGCGCGGGCGCCCTGCGCATCGGCCGGCAGCGTCGAGGTGCGGCCGGTTATGCCGCCGCCGACGAACGCGCCTGCGTGAGCGACGGCGCGGCGGCGGCGGCCGAGCGCGTCGCCCGTGAGAGCTATGGCCGCCTCGTAGCGCGCCTGGCCTGGCAATGGCGCGACCTCGCCGCGGCGGAGGATGCGCTGGCCGACGCCTTTGCCGCCGCGCTGCGCCACTGGCCCGAGCAGGGCGTGCCGGACGCGCCCGAGGCCTGGCTGGCCGCGGCGGCCCATCGCCGCCTGCTGCACCACGCCCGCCACGTCCGGCTGACGCTGGACCCGCGCGTCACCGCCCTGCTCGACGAGGCCGAGCCCGAGGCGCCCGAGCGCCAAACCGTGCCCGACGCACGGCTTCAGCTGATGTTCGTGTGCGCCCATCCGGCTATCGAGGCCAACGTCCACGCGCCGCTGATGCTGCAGGCCGTGCTGGGGCTGAACGCCAAGGTCATCGCCAGCGCCTTTCTCGTCTCGCCCGCAGCGATGGCCCAGCGCCTGGTGCGGGCCAAGGCGAGGATCCGCGAAGCCGGGTTGCGCTTCGAAGCGCCGGAAGCCCGCGAGCTGCCGGCGCGCCTGGCCGCCGTGC
The sequence above is drawn from the Phenylobacterium glaciei genome and encodes:
- a CDS encoding YciI family protein gives rise to the protein MQYMLIFKETTAETGRRDDPAAAPAYWGAWNAYVGAMYESGIVVSGNGLQSPSTATRVRVEGGKRQVQDGPFADTHEHLGGYFIVETASLDDALEWAARAPCASAGSVEVRPVMPPPTNAPA